A DNA window from Ostrea edulis chromosome 5, xbOstEdul1.1, whole genome shotgun sequence contains the following coding sequences:
- the LOC130054514 gene encoding uncharacterized protein K02A2.6-like — translation MDYFSRYLEIAYLDNITSNHVVGKLKNMFARWGIPEELVSDNGGQFSSKSFRQFSIDYGFHHTFSSPHYPQANGEAESAVKVAKRILKQPDVFLALMAYHSTPVHATGTSPSELIMGRKIRTTVPICSDQLEPGWPDLGKVREKDRQSKHRMRVNFNRMHGARTLKPLYVGDRVRVKTDKEKSWDEAGIVTSADYANRSYFVKTLSGDLRRNRKHLLHVNDEMQDSSVPSDFQCSFAMEPEPEIPMGNQNSEESLCTETTTPLTNETPSVLVTNIPQSSTPPATVRRSGREIKRPKYLSDYLL, via the coding sequence ATGGATTACTTTTCTCGGTATTTGGAGATTGCCTACCTGGACAATATCACAAGTAATCACGTAGTTGGCAAATTAAAGAATATGTTTGCCAGATGGGGCATACCCGAGGAACTTGTTAGTGATAACGGTGGACAGTTCAGTTCGAAATCATTCAGACAGTTTTCGATTGATTATGGATTTCATCATACATTCTCCAGTCCTCATTATCCTCAAGCAAATGGAGAGGCAGAGAGTGCGGTTAAAGTAGCCAAACGAATACTCAAACAGCCGGATGTATTTCTAGCCCTAATGGCTTACCACAGTACCCCCGTACATGCGACAGGTACTAGTCCATCTGAACTCATCATGGGACGTAAAATCAGAACGACCGTTCCGATTTGTTCTGACCAACTAGAGCCTGGATGGCCGGACCTAGGAAAAGTTAGGGAAAAGGACAGACAATCCAAACACAGGATGCGTGTAAACTTCAATCGTATGCATGGAGCTCGCACTTTAAAACCACTTTACGTAGGTGACCGTGTTAGGGTGAAAACTGATAAAGAAAAGTCTTGGGATGAGGCAGGAATCGTCACATCTGCTGATTACGCGAACCGCTCATACTTTGTGAAAACTCTCAGTGGAGACCTCAGGAGAAATCGTAAGCACTTGCTTCATGTCAATGATGAAATGCAAGATTCATCTGTGCCAAGTGATTTTCAGTGTTCTTTCGCTATGGAACCGGAACCGGAAATTCCGATGGGGAACCAGAATTCAGAGGAATCGCTGTGTACCGAAACAACCACACCACTTACCAATGAAACTCCGAGTGTACTTGTTACGAACATTCCACAGAGTAGCACTCCACCAGCTACCGTAAGGCGTAGTGGTCGCGAAATAAAACGCCCCAAATACCTAAGTGACTATTTGCTGTGA